Genomic window (Dehalobacter sp. 12DCB1):
TGTGTCTGTTCTTTCAGGTTCGCAAGAATCTGAATCAACCTCTCATTCCGGCTTGCCTTATACAAAAGAGCGTGAAAATCTATATCGGATTGGACAATAACATCCAGAGAATCAGGCATTTTTTCATAATATAAAATCCGTTCCATCTCATCGATTTCTTCTTCTGTAATCTTCTCGGCAGCAAGTCCTGCTGCCAGTCCTTCTAGGGCTGCGCGGATTTCAAATACATCTTTAACATCCTTATGAGAAACCCCTGCCACATAAGCGCCCCTTCGTGGAACCATGACCACGAAGCCCTCCAGTTCAAGTTTACGGATTGCTTCTCTTACAGGTGTACGGCTTACACCCATTTCTTCCGCCAGCTGAATTTCCATCAAGCGTTCTCCCGGCTCCAGAACTCCACTGACGATGGCCTCCCGTAAAGCCTCAAGCACGATTTCCCTCAGAGGTTTATAACTATCAAGTTTTACCGGTACTAAACGTCTTTCCACCAAAAATCACTCCTTTTCTCCAAATTTAATATTTCGAGAACCAATCGTTTTTACTAACCAGGTTTGATGATAACCCTTCTCAGCCAAAACCTTGCGCATCTTTTCTCCCTGACTATGATTCTTCACGATTCCGAACAGCGTAGAACCGCTTCCGGACATCAGAGCCCCAAGGCAGCCTCCTTCCAACAACAGCCGTTTTAAGACAGAAGTCTCAGGGACAAGATCAAAAACAACATTCTCCAGATCATTGGAAAGCATTCTGCCAATCATATCGATCCTAGAAGCATTTAGAACACTCACCCATTTTTTTTGATCGAGCTTGGAAAATTCAGCGCGTTTATCAAATAATCGGTAAGCATCTGCAGTGCTTACTCCCTGTTCCGGTTTAACCAGGATGATATCCATCTCGGGTACCCGGGGAAGTTCTTTGAGTTCAGAACCGATCCCTTCCCCCCATGCTGTTCCTCCAAGCAGACAAAATGCCGTATCGGAACCACACTGTTTAGCTAGTCCCACTAAATGTTCATAGGAAAAAGGATTTGACAGCAGTCTGTTCAGTCCTATAAGAACAGCTGCGGCATCACTGCTTCCCCCGGCAAGGCCGGCCTGTAACGGAATATGCTTTTCAATATTAATCTTAGCTCCGGGAATTATACCTAATGTCCTGGTCTTATATTCATCTAGGAAAAGTCCGGCAGCCTGATAAGCGAGATTTTTTTCGCCGCTTAATTCGCCGCAAAGACAAGATA
Coding sequences:
- a CDS encoding GntR family transcriptional regulator, with protein sequence MERRLVPVKLDSYKPLREIVLEALREAIVSGVLEPGERLMEIQLAEEMGVSRTPVREAIRKLELEGFVVMVPRRGAYVAGVSHKDVKDVFEIRAALEGLAAGLAAEKITEEEIDEMERILYYEKMPDSLDVIVQSDIDFHALLYKASRNERLIQILANLKEQTQRFRTTSLAVPGRVKNTIQEHRAIIDAVARHDVEEAQKLAAAHIENAGNVMFEALRGMSSSRKSE
- the ispE gene encoding 4-(cytidine 5'-diphospho)-2-C-methyl-D-erythritol kinase, yielding MKENSVVVLAPAKINLALAVNDIRTDGYHSLETVFQSVSLFDRVEITLQDGGISCLCGELSGEKNLAYQAAGLFLDEYKTRTLGIIPGAKINIEKHIPLQAGLAGGSSDAAAVLIGLNRLLSNPFSYEHLVGLAKQCGSDTAFCLLGGTAWGEGIGSELKELPRVPEMDIILVKPEQGVSTADAYRLFDKRAEFSKLDQKKWVSVLNASRIDMIGRMLSNDLENVVFDLVPETSVLKRLLLEGGCLGALMSGSGSTLFGIVKNHSQGEKMRKVLAEKGYHQTWLVKTIGSRNIKFGEKE